The sequence GCTGCATCGGCATCTTTACGGAGTATCTGTCCGACGGGGGGTTCACTTCGCTCCAGATCGTGACGCTCCGCGCGGCAATGGCGGCCATTCTGCTGTTTTTCATTCTGTGGCTGCGCGATCCGTCGCTGCTGCGAATTCGTCTGGCCGACTATCGCTATTTCATTGGAACCGGCATACTGAGCGTTACCTTTTTCAACTGGTGCTATTTTACGGCCATCAACGTCACGTCGCTGTCGGTGGCGGTGATCCTGCTCTATACGGGACCTGCGTTCGTCATATTATTGTCTGCGCTGCTGTTCCGGGAGAAAATTACTCCCCGCAAAGCCGTATCGCTAGCTCTCACCTTTGCGGGTGTAGTGCTGGTTACGGGAGTATTTCCGGCAGGTTTTTCAGAGTTTTCATTTTACGGAATCCTGGTAGGCCTGGGGTCCGGCTTCGGCTATGCACTCTACAGCATCTTCAGCAAGTTTGCACTGGAAAAGTTCCGGCCTCTTACCATCATCTTTTACACTTTTCTGTTTGCATCACTTTTTCTGATCCCCTTCACACTGATCGTGGGTCCGGAGTGGCCGTCTCAAACATTTACCCCGGAGAGCTTTGGGGTGGTATTGGGCATGGGGATTTTCCCAACCGTACTTGCCTACCTTCTCTATACCGAAGGCCTTAACAGGATGGAGGCGGGCAGCGCCTCCATTACCGCAATGATTGAACCTGCTACGGCAGCCACCCTCGGAATTATGCTGTTCGGTGAACAGATCAGGATACTGCAGGTGATGGGTATCCTGCTGGTTCTTTTTTCCGTTTCTGCACTGTATGTAAATGTGGGCAGTAAAGAGAAGCGCACCAGGGCGTAAACTCTCGGCAGAAAGTCGTGAAATCTCACAAATTTCTTTCTCATTGCAGCGAACTTGGCTATCTTTTTGCCGATATAAAAACCTGCCAAAACATGCTTTTTCAACGTACAAAACCATTCTATGTCTGACGAACTTACCCGGCGCTGCGTAAACACACTCCGAACCCTTTCAATGGATGCTGTTCAGGCGGCCAACTCCGGTCATCCGGGTATGCCTATGGGAATGGCGGATGCAGCCTACGTGCTCTGGACCAAATTTCTGAAACACAATCCCAATAACCCCGATTGGTCAGACCGTGACCGTTTTGTTCTGTCTGCAGGCCACGGCTCCATGCTGCTCTACTCCCTGCTGCACCTTACCGGCTATGACGTTCCCATGGAGGAACTGAAAAACTTTCGTCAGCTTGGCAGTATCACACCGGGGCATCCCGAATACGGATTAACGCCCGGCGTAGAGACCACGACCGGTCCCCTCGGACAGGGATTTGCAACCGGTGTGGGAATGGCGATGGCCGAAGCGCACCTGGCAGCCACTTTCAATAAAGAGTCGCACAAACTGGTTGATCATTTTACCTATGCGATTGTGAGTGACGGCGACCTGATGGAGGGAATTTCACATGAAGCGGCTTCCCTTGCGGGACACCTGAAGCTGAACAAACTGATCTACCTCTACGACTCGAACAACATCTCGATCGACGGGTCCACGGATCTCGCATTCTCCGACAATACGAAGCAGCGTTTTGAGGCGTACGGCTGGGACGTGCAGGTTGTGGACGGGCATGATCATTCGGAGATTGCATCGGCCATCCGCCACGCACAAACCACCGAAACCCCGTCGCTCATTGAGTGCCGGACCCATATCGGATACGGCAGCCCCAATAAGCAGGATTCTGCCTCTTCGCACGGATCCCCACTGGGAGAGGAAGAGGTGCGTCTT comes from Rhodohalobacter mucosus and encodes:
- a CDS encoding DMT family transporter, with the translated sequence MRQTNALPTVMVGGAAALWGCIGIFTEYLSDGGFTSLQIVTLRAAMAAILLFFILWLRDPSLLRIRLADYRYFIGTGILSVTFFNWCYFTAINVTSLSVAVILLYTGPAFVILLSALLFREKITPRKAVSLALTFAGVVLVTGVFPAGFSEFSFYGILVGLGSGFGYALYSIFSKFALEKFRPLTIIFYTFLFASLFLIPFTLIVGPEWPSQTFTPESFGVVLGMGIFPTVLAYLLYTEGLNRMEAGSASITAMIEPATAATLGIMLFGEQIRILQVMGILLVLFSVSALYVNVGSKEKRTRA